The Cervus canadensis isolate Bull #8, Minnesota chromosome 24, ASM1932006v1, whole genome shotgun sequence nucleotide sequence GGACATGCCCCATGCTTTTTGCCAAAGGAAGCCAACTTTACCTTTGTGCTGCTCATACTCacgtgtaaacacacacacacacacacacacacacacacacacaggaatacatatcacacactcacacacttccTGGACCAAGACTCATTCACTCCTCACCCACAGACCCACTCCCTGAGACCCACAGGGCACACCCCTGGACACACTACTTGTGCCTTCAAACCCACAGACACACTGAGGGATACACACGGTCATACCCgcacacccccacctccccacaacCATCAGTAGTGCTCTCACACACACGTGTCCCTGACATACAGGTGCACACTCACGCCTCACCCTCCCACGTGCATGCACCTTGGAAATGCCCTTGTTCTCTTGAGCGTTGACCTTGGGGGTCCTCACGTACCGATAGCCCCCCCACCGTCCTTCCCCACACATTGGGACCCTCTGGGGGGCTGTCTGGCCCCATCAACAGTCTTGTGGGATCAGGAAGAAGAGAGTGGGGCTGCGGAGACTCTCCAGTCCCGCTTTGGCCTCCACTCTGCCCTGGTTTCCCCCACAGCCGGCCCagtacacacatacacgcacatggACCGGGAAGCGAAACAGATCTGTGAGCCCCTACTTTGTGCTGGACACCTCATAATCATCAATGTGTTTAATCCCATCAAAACAATGAGGACCCCGAGGCTCAGAGAACCGAGGCGTCTACACAAGGCCCAGTGGCAGAAAGTGGTAGGTCCTGGCTTTGAACTCTGCCTGACTCCAGACTGGAGGGCTTCTCATCACAATGGGGCTCCCAGACACCCTCGGGGTGAAGGTCCCATAAGAAGCTAGAGACGTGACTGCAGAAATGATGGGTGCGGGGGCGGGGGTACGCCGCTGCCTTGTATCCTAAATTCCATCCACACCCACCCCTCTGCCGAGGCAGATCACGGTCCCTCGGAGAGGAGGGGACCCAGCAGCGTCCAGCTGGCCAGACGGGCAGGGCGAGGGAGAGCTGCGTGCGGGCAGAGGCTGCCACCTGCTGGACAAGCCAGACCAGGCACAAAGCAGGTGACGGCTGAAGACGGGCGGGGGGCCTGGGTGCCCTCCAGCGGGTCCCCCACGCCCTCCTGATGCCACGGCCGTCCTCGCTGCTCTCCCCAGCCCTGCACCCACCTGAGAATTCCAGGGCCAAGTGCATCACATTCTCGCTCTTGCTCCACACTCTGCAGCCCAGAGCCACGGGGCGGAGGGCCAGCTGGGGAGACGGGCCCTGACCGAGGCAGGGGCGGCCTTCCGAACGCAGCGCATGACTCGCACAGGGCTGGGCACGGCTTGTGCATTAGCCCTGCCCTGCATGGAGGCTCCTGGAAACCCCACTTTCAGAGCAGAAATCGGTGCTTGGGGAGGTCAAACCACTCACTTACATGAATGGCAGGCGCAGAGTCAGGGCTGGAACACTCCACTGCCCGTTACCTCCTTCTTTCCCGAAATTTctcatgaggagaaggggagaatggACCTCTCTCAGCTCTGCCAGCCTGGCCCCGACTGGCAACCCCTCACCAGCCTTAATGGGCTCTGAGAGCAGATGTGGGGTGCTGGGGATGGAGGTAAGGAAAGTGGAGCTGGCAGAGAAGGTAGGTTCACCCGGGGccccagaagaggaagaaatgccTACACCAAAAGCCCGGTCTTCTCTCCCTGACCCCAACCCCCAATATACAGATGGGAAGGCTGAGGCCTAGGGACACCAGTGCTTTGCTGAAGGCCTCCAGGCAAGGGAGTGGCAGCGCTGAAAGGAGACCCCAGAGGAGTCTGTCCACCACGGCAGGCTGCCTGCTGTCAGAGCTTGCCCTCACCGAGTGCACCCCCAAGTAGGACAAATGGGGGGCATATGgaaggttgggcttcccagatggcactcgtggtaaagaacctacctgccaatgcaagaaacataagggatgtgggttcaatccctgggtcgggagggcgtggcaacccactccagtattcctgcctggagactcctcatggacagaggagcctggtgggctacagtcatagggttgccgagttggacacaactgaagcgacttagcacgcacagtaTGGACATTTCTAAAATAACACCTGCCATTTGACAAATGCATACAAGACTTGTCTCTGGGCGCAGCCATGAAGCGGTCAGAGCAAGGCTTTGGACCCGAGAAACCACTCACTTGTGCAGCTTTGGACAAGGGTTTCACTttcctcagcctcagtttcctcatctgtaaagaggAGGGTTATAACTTCCTCCTGTGGATCTTGTGAAATAGCTGTCTCAGGCACAGTAAATGGCAACAAACAGGGATGGGTATTTGCTAGGCTGAACTCGACTCTAGAAGTCTGCCCAGGCAGCTGAGGTTCATACacaccctgacacacacacatccttcacCAGATCCAAGGAAGTGGCCGTTTCCTCTTTTCAGACACTCATGACCCAGGGGGCACACAGGGGTATCACCGCGGTCAGCCTAGCTCAGCACCCAGAATAAAGTACTGAGTCAGGAAAAATTATGGGAAAGGGGATGTGGTTctggggggaggcgggagggggccgCCCAGTCCGCTCCGGGTCCTCCTGGCTGGGTCCACTCGGACACGGCGTACGCCTGCCTTGGAGAGGGGAAGCCGGTCCGAGGACCTCTCCGTGACCAGACCGGACACCTCCCACCCATCCaggtgagggcagagggcagcTTTTCCCCGCCGCCGCTTCCTGACACGTGGCCTCAGAGGCAGCCTGACTTGGGACAGGAAGGAGGGTCCCTGTCTCTGCTGAGCCGGGGTCCTGAGCTTGAAGCAGGGACCCCACTCCCCATCCATCAGGCGGCCCCCAGGGGCGAGGGGCCGGGGAAGGGAGGTTGGCCCCCAAGGGCTGAGAAGGACGGTCCCCTGGGGAGAGACAGTGTGAGGAGGGTGGGCCAGGGGCCAACTCAGCTCTCTCCCCATCAGCTCCCTGCCCAGGTGGACATGGGGTCCGGCGCCTGGCGCCTCCTGGTACTAAacctgctcctgctcctgctgGCACGGCCGCTCAGGGGCCAGGCGGGCACACACTGCTATGGAATCCCTGGGATGCCGGGCCTGCCCGGGGCCCCCGGGAAGGACGGGTATGACGGGCTGCCAGGGCCCAAGGGCGAACCAGGTGAGTCTAACGGCCTGGCGGGGAGAGGTCAcctggggcctgggggcagggcttGGACTGTCCATCCGGGACCAACTCGGAGGAAGGCGTTCAGTGGCTTGATGGTGAGGAGGGTGGTCCCTTTGGCCACACCCGCTCCCGTGGCAGAGTTTTAACTCTTGTGGCAGTTCTGGCCCCCTCTCCCCTCAGAGCCCAGGACTCGGGTGTCCCTAATTCACCTCTTTGCCCCTCAGATTTCCCATATGATACCAAGGAGAGACCTAGAGCACCTGTCCGAGAAGGTGGCAGGGAGGGTCACAGGAGATAACCCAGGCGAAAGCTTTGGCGAACTTCTAAAACACTCTGCTACTGTTTTATTCCATCCCTTCCACAACTTGCCCTCTAACGTGGACCCCAGTGACTGTAGCCCAGATGGTCAGGGTTCAGGTCCCAGCCCCACCGCTTCCCCGCTCCCCCACCCACTGTGTATACTTGCCCAACTTAATAAGCCTCCAGTGCCTCAGTTTCcgcatctgtacaatggggagaTGGTAGCACTTGTTGCACAGGCGTGCTGTGACGATTAATAAGATTAAATAGAAAACAGCATGTGGAAGCTATCTGTGAGTGCAGACTCTGGTCATTGCTGCCCTTCTCATCCCTGTCTTTATCAGGGCTGTGTgctcccctgcctccctggggctctgggtagttggaggggtggggagtgaggagtCAGGGTCGCAGTCACAGAATCATCTGCCGGAGATTCGCAGGCAAGCCCCGGCATGAGTGAAGAGGGCTGAGGACATGAGTGGGCGCTGGGTTCCGGGTGAGAGCTGGAGCCTGGGGCACGTTGTCTGGCGGTGGGCTCACATCTGGAGGGGCTGGAGTGTGTCCAGAGCGGGTGTGAAGGaagctggggcagggctgggcagaggtGACAGGTGGGTGGCAGAGGCACTG carries:
- the C1QC gene encoding complement C1q subcomponent subunit C; translated protein: MSSVREKAGPVHTYTHMDREAKQISQSHGAEGQLGRRALTEAGAAFRTQRMTRTGLGTACALALPCMEAPGNPTFRAEIALMGSESRCGVLGMEVRKVELAEKLSTQNKVLSQEKLWERGCGSGGRREGAAQSAPGPPGWVHSDTAYACLGEGKPVRGPLRDQTGHLPPIQLPAQVDMGSGAWRLLVLNLLLLLLARPLRGQAGTHCYGIPGMPGLPGAPGKDGYDGLPGPKGEPGIPATPGTRGPKGQKGDPGTPGYPGKNGPMGTPGIPGTPGTMGPPGEPGVEGRYKQKHQSVFSVTRQTVQFPAANSLVKFNEIITNPQGHYDRDTGKFTCKVPGLYYFVFHTSHTSNLCVLLFRSGFKVATFCDHMTSSKQVSSGGVLLRMQEGQQVWLAVNDYNGMVGTEGSDSVFSGFLLFPD